One genomic region from uncultured Subdoligranulum sp. encodes:
- a CDS encoding TIGR02678 family protein, protein MDEFRALLDRFWIRREEDRELFYQVRRKLPTLRRALREQFGWEVICTEQVIRLVKEPARAQEAFGIPEFTEVQDYCLLCGVLLLLEDKDDGQRFLLSELTQAVLAYTKAYLPDLSWERYSCRTSLVRVLQYAECLGLLRSFEGESDGFASHQDQEVLYENTGLCRYFSVHFHRDITGYTSVRDFENPPEDGPDQERGTFRTWRVYRQLALAPAVYWEDPADSLYAYIKNQRGILQRNLDETIGGKLQIYHNGAFFLPEEGEPCGNGFPRDQMRSDILLLLSERLSEKINCGAFPRDPDDRVHLTRKAFSQELEALRQEYKNQWGKTVAEKDLAALTQEILEELCYWDFAAVEGEVVTLQPGFALWQGIYPQKR, encoded by the coding sequence ATGGATGAATTTCGTGCGCTGCTGGACCGGTTCTGGATCCGTCGGGAGGAGGACCGGGAACTCTTTTATCAGGTGCGCCGCAAACTGCCTACCCTGCGCCGGGCGCTGCGGGAGCAATTCGGCTGGGAAGTGATCTGCACCGAGCAGGTGATCCGCCTGGTGAAGGAACCGGCCCGGGCGCAGGAAGCCTTCGGGATCCCGGAATTCACCGAGGTGCAGGACTACTGTCTTTTGTGCGGGGTTCTGCTTTTGCTGGAGGACAAGGACGACGGCCAGCGCTTTTTGCTCTCGGAACTGACCCAGGCCGTGCTGGCCTACACAAAAGCCTATCTACCGGACCTGTCCTGGGAGCGGTATTCCTGCCGTACCTCGCTGGTGCGGGTGCTGCAGTATGCCGAGTGTCTGGGGCTGTTGCGCAGTTTCGAGGGGGAAAGCGACGGCTTCGCCTCGCACCAGGACCAGGAGGTGCTCTATGAAAATACCGGGTTGTGCCGGTATTTCAGTGTGCATTTTCACCGGGATATCACCGGGTATACCTCGGTGCGGGATTTTGAAAATCCGCCCGAGGACGGTCCCGATCAGGAGCGGGGCACCTTCCGCACCTGGCGCGTCTACCGGCAGCTGGCGCTGGCCCCGGCGGTCTATTGGGAGGACCCCGCCGATTCCCTCTATGCCTATATCAAGAATCAGCGGGGCATCCTGCAACGGAATCTGGACGAAACCATCGGCGGCAAACTGCAGATCTATCACAACGGCGCCTTCTTCCTGCCGGAGGAAGGTGAGCCCTGCGGCAACGGCTTTCCCCGGGACCAGATGCGCAGCGATATCCTGTTGCTGCTCTCCGAGCGGCTCAGCGAAAAAATCAACTGTGGGGCTTTCCCCCGGGACCCGGATGACCGGGTGCATCTGACGCGAAAAGCTTTTTCTCAGGAGCTGGAAGCCCTGCGGCAAGAATACAAGAACCAGTGGGGCAAAACCGTGGCCGAAAAGGACCTTGCGGCGCTGACCCAGGAAATTCTGGAGGAACTGTGCTACTGGGACTTTGCCGCCGTGGAGGGAGAAGTTGTGACCCTGCAGCCGGGGTTTGCCCTGTGGCAGGGAATCTATCCCCAAAAGCGATAA
- a CDS encoding TIGR02677 family protein: MQFHAITLNSVPEASYLTAENAWRYRAIMRTFYLESQKAHIRLNKTELLALLRADAHFGEYTAEQLEQDLNALCGWRNLVPIQDPHRPTSIAEYKNKQFSYSMSQTATEIERMTISLENLDLRTAILSSQLFERILDTLERMTERTGADVRTLNQLWDQLQRDFRQLTNRYQDYLRDFYSSHARHILQTTEFLPYKDKVVRYLQEFVLELQRYAEKIRRMLLSLPPEQVEMMLQQVYATQLQEGEGRLIQRSEDYPRQLREEIYGFWQGFYRWFVPGESGQSDSEHVLELANDIIQRILMNAELILQAHSGGANRKVEYKKFLELFAACPTLADARRLSGMVFGAQRAVHLTGIEPEDLYETGSCYDGQPFLYQLRNRRRPGRPPREKSFFEDKSLEKAAQKQAYLQRKAALQARLERLIRKGRLDFSALEEVVTPEIRMSLLNWVVKANANVSKSARTEFGQAYRLTCLPGQTCVLHCTDGELTMPAYCLEFEEAPAHG, encoded by the coding sequence ATGCAATTTCATGCCATAACCTTGAACAGCGTGCCCGAAGCCAGCTATCTCACGGCGGAGAACGCCTGGCGCTACCGGGCCATCATGCGCACCTTCTACCTGGAATCTCAAAAGGCCCATATCCGGCTGAACAAGACGGAACTGCTGGCTCTGCTGCGGGCGGATGCTCATTTTGGGGAGTACACGGCGGAACAACTGGAGCAGGACCTGAACGCGCTGTGCGGCTGGCGGAATCTGGTGCCCATCCAGGACCCCCACCGTCCCACCAGCATTGCCGAATACAAAAACAAGCAGTTCAGCTATTCCATGTCCCAGACGGCCACCGAGATCGAGCGGATGACCATTTCCCTGGAAAATCTCGATCTGCGCACGGCGATCCTCTCCTCCCAGCTGTTCGAGCGGATTCTGGACACGCTGGAGCGGATGACGGAGCGGACCGGGGCGGATGTCCGCACGCTGAACCAGCTGTGGGATCAGCTGCAAAGGGATTTCCGCCAGCTGACCAACCGGTATCAGGACTATCTGCGGGATTTCTATTCCTCCCATGCCAGGCACATTTTGCAGACCACCGAGTTTTTGCCCTACAAGGACAAGGTGGTGCGGTATCTGCAGGAATTTGTGCTGGAACTGCAGCGCTACGCCGAAAAAATTCGCCGGATGCTGCTGAGCTTGCCGCCGGAGCAGGTGGAAATGATGCTGCAGCAGGTGTACGCGACCCAGCTGCAGGAAGGGGAGGGTCGCTTGATTCAGCGGTCCGAGGACTATCCCCGGCAGCTGCGGGAGGAGATTTACGGTTTCTGGCAGGGATTTTACCGCTGGTTTGTGCCCGGCGAGAGTGGACAGAGCGACAGTGAGCATGTGCTGGAACTGGCCAACGACATCATCCAGCGGATCCTGATGAACGCCGAACTCATCCTGCAGGCGCACAGCGGCGGTGCCAACCGGAAGGTGGAATACAAAAAATTCCTGGAGCTGTTTGCCGCCTGTCCCACCCTGGCCGATGCCCGGCGGCTTTCCGGCATGGTGTTCGGCGCCCAGCGGGCGGTGCATCTCACCGGTATCGAGCCGGAAGATCTCTACGAGACGGGCAGCTGCTATGACGGACAACCCTTTCTCTACCAGCTGCGCAACCGCCGGCGGCCCGGCCGTCCCCCACGGGAGAAAAGTTTCTTTGAGGACAAAAGCCTGGAGAAGGCTGCCCAGAAACAGGCCTACCTGCAACGCAAGGCGGCCCTGCAGGCCCGGCTGGAGCGGCTGATCCGAAAAGGGCGGCTGGATTTTTCGGCGCTGGAGGAAGTGGTCACGCCGGAAATCCGGATGAGCCTTTTGAATTGGGTGGTGAAAGCCAACGCCAACGTCAGCAAATCTGCCCGCACCGAATTTGGCCAGGCCTATCGCCTGACCTGCTTGCCGGGGCAGACCTGTGTGCTGCACTGTACCGACGGGGAGCTGACCATGCCCGCCTACTGTCTGGAATTTGAGGAGGCGCCCGCCCATGGATGA